A single Nicotiana tabacum cultivar K326 chromosome 5, ASM71507v2, whole genome shotgun sequence DNA region contains:
- the LOC142180966 gene encoding uncharacterized protein LOC142180966 → MLIVFSVKNKLYFIQPDCERPPPNSAFSRQCDMCNNIVISWIHNLLSPVIRKNVLHCQLAKDVWMELEDRYGHPSGIRVYQVKKEPTSISQGSISVPEYYARMKSVWDELSILTVHTDSYWTYGGGRLDIQKCEENQRFYQFLMGLNDSYANARINLVMMSSFPTINKAYSLLVNDERQRKIQPSPSHFSSESASFSVGSQRSTFHPKTTFDPRRPNV, encoded by the coding sequence ATGCTTATTGTTTTCTCGGTTAAGAATAAGTTGTATTTCATTCAACCTGACTGTGAGAGGCCACCTCCAAATTCAGCTTTCTCTCGTCAATGTGATATGTGtaataatatagtgatatcatggATCCATAATCTTCTTTCTCCAGTAATTCGTAAGAATGTCCTCCATTGTCAACTTGCCAAAGATGTTTGGATGGAATTGGAAGACAGGTATGGTCATCCGAGTGGAATTAGGGTTTATCAGGTCAAAAAGGAACCTACCTCAATCTCTCAGGGCTCAATAAGTGTTCCTGAGTACTACGCGAGGATGAAGAGTGTTTGGGACGAACTCAGCATACTGACTGTTCATACGGATTCTTACTGGACTTATGGAGGTGGTAGACTGGATATTCAAAAATGTGAGGAGAATCAGAGGTTCTACCAGTTTCTGATGGGTTTGAATGATAGTTATGCCAATGCTAGGATTAATCTGGTTATGATGAGTTCCTTCCCTACTATTAACAAGGCCTACTCTCTTCTGGTGAATGATGAGCGACAACGAAAAATTCAACCTTCTCCTTCCCATTTCAGCTCAGAATCTGCTTCATTCTCGGTGGGATCTCAAAGATCTACTTTTCATCCTAAGACCACCTTTGATCCCAGGAGGCCTAATGTGTAG
- the LOC107782344 gene encoding cell number regulator 8-like: MANNMEESSPFLPRQKSEMTNNELKSTKLNSSTPAPPVAAEPVKPTASAAVPMGWTANGLPIGHGPVVGEPIMRRAQWESGLCSCFGKNDEFVSSDLEVCLLGTLAPCVLYGSNAERIGSAPGSFSNHCLPYTGLYLIGQSFFGWNCMAPWFSYPSRTALRQKFNLEGNCEAVTRSCGCYGGFVEDEERREQCESTCDFATHIFCHPCALCQEGRELRRRLPHPGFNTKPVLVMLPPGEQNMGR; encoded by the exons ATGGCCAATAATATGGAAGAATCAAGCCCATTTTTACCCAGGCAAAAATCTGAGATGACAAACAATGAATTGAAGTCGACCAAGCTCAATTCTTCAACCCCAGCTCCTCCGGTTGCGGCGGAGCCGGTTAAACCGACGGCTTCAGCTGCTGTTCCGATGGGATGGACGGCTAATGGGTTACCTATAGGCCACGGGCCGGTGGTGGGGGAGCCCATTATGCGTAGGGCCCAATGGGAATCAGGCCTTTGCTCTtgttttgggaagaatgatgaaTTCGTCAGCAGCGATCTTGAAGTTT GTTTGTTAGGAACTCTGGCACCATGTGTGCTCTACGGGAGCAATGCTGAGAGAATTGGATCTGCTCCTGGAAGTTTTTCCAATCACTGCTTGCCTTACACTGGTCTATACCTGATTGGACAGTCCTTTTTCGGCTGGAACTGCATGGCACCCTGGTTTTCATATCCCAGCCGTACCGCTCTCCGGCAGAAGTTTAATCTGGAG GGTAACTGTGAGGCAGTCACCAGATCATGTGGGTGCTATGGGGGCTTTGTCGAAGATGAGGAACGACGCGAGCAATGTGAGTCAACTTGTGACTTTGCAACTCATATCTTTTGCCACCCTTGTGCTCTTTGCCAGGAAGGTCGTGAACTTCGTCGTAGGCTCCCTCATCCTGGGTTCAATACCAAACCAGTCCTCGTTATGCTTCCCCCTGGGGAGCAGAACATGGGTCGCTGA